The region AGTTGAAATCTCTTCGCTTGAGTTCTTCTTTCTTCCAAGGTCAGATTCCATCTCAACTTTCACTTTTGTCTAAGTTGTCTCACCTTGACCTGTCAAGTAACACTGGTGGTAACGATCCAGCTGTAGTTGTGAATCTTTTGAAACTTAAAAATCCCAATCTTGGAAGCCTAGTCCAAAACTTGACTGCTTTGGATACTTTGTTTCTAACCTATGTGGACATAGGTTATGAACTAGGTAATTCCTTGGCAAATTTGACTTCTTTGAAAACTCTTGGTCTAGGAGGTTGTGGATTGTATGGGCCTATTCCATCTTCACTTGGTGAATTAACCCAGCTTTCTGCTCTAAATCTCAAAGAAAATGATTTCACTGGGTACATCCCATCTTTTGTTCAAAACCTCACCCACCTTTCCttcataaatttaaataaaaatcaaatttcaGGGCCAATCCCTTATTGGTTTGGCAATCTTACTGCAATacaatacatatatttttattcaAACAAATTGATTGGTTCAATTCCGCCGTCCTTGTTCAAACTCAATAATCTTGAAGATCTCGACCTCGCGCATAATAGTTTGAGTGGTACATTGCCGTTAGATTCATTTCTTAAACTGAGAAATCTCGCTGCCCTTGGTCTAAGCTACAATATGATTTCGTTACATATTGAAGAACGAGAAAGAGATCCTAACACCACACATTCAAATTTCTATTATATATCGTTGGCCTCTTGTAACTTGAGCAAGTTTCCTGAATTTATTGGTAATCAAACTAATCTCGAACTGTTGGACCTTTCCAGTAACAATATATATGGCCAAATTCCCCAAAATCTAATGAACTCAAGTCTTCAACGCTTGGAAGAGATAGATATATCCAACAACTTGATAACAGGGTTTCATAACCATCAAACCATTCTACCTTGGTCTAGTCTTCGTGTGTTAAAAATCCAATCTAACTTGTTGGAAGGACAACTGCCAATTCTTCCATCATCTGTCATACATTACGATGCCTCTGACAATATTCTAAGTGGTGAAATTCCCAAGTCGATATGCAATTTGAGTTCAATTTTGATCGTTGATTTGTCAAACAATAACTTGAGTGGGGAGTTTCCTCGTTGTTCAAGCGGTATGATCAGTGGCTCTGTAATAGCTTTGAATTTGAGAAACAACTCTTTCCATGGCACCATTCCTCTTGAATGTCAGCAGCAGAAAAGTGATTTGAGGATGGTGGATTTCAGTCACAATAATTTTCAGGGAAAACTTCAACGACCATTTGCAACATGTGTGAATCTTGAGTTTCTTGACATTTCTTACAATCAAATCAGTGATGTGTTCCCCACTTGGCTTGGGAGGTTTCCTAtgttaaaagttgttttaatgaGGGAGAACAAATTCCATGGAGTCATAGGGAAACCTGAATACACTAAGGGTGAGTTTCCAATGCTACAAATTATTGATGTGTCTCACAATTATTTCACAGGGGCATTGCCTTCTCAATATATGCTCTTATGGGATGCTATGAAAGCTTTTAAGGCGAGCAATTTGAAATACATGAACGCATGGGAAAATGTCACCTTTAACACACATCAAATTGTTGGTGAAGCCACTTTGTATAATTATTCAACAACATTTGTGATGAAAAGTGTGGCAACTAGCTATGGGAAAATCCCAGGAAATCTAGCAGTCATTGACCTATCGAGCAACAATTTCAGTGGTCAGATTCCTGAGTCCATTGGAAGCCTCAAGGCTCTCTACTCACTCAACCTTTCAAACAATGCGCTCACAGGTCACATTCCACCATCGTTGGGGGCATTAACAGAACTGGAATCATTAGACCTTTCTCAAAACCAACTGTCGGGAAAGATTCCTCAGCAACTAGCAGAGCTAATATTCCTCCAAAAGTTTGATGTCTCTTATAACAATCTCACAGGTCCTATACCACATGAGAACCAGTTCCACACGTTCGAGAATACCTCATTTGAGGGTAATCAAGGACTGTGTGGAGATCCATTGTCGAAGAAATGTGAGAACTGGCTGCTCCCACCATCATCTGCTTTAAACAAAGATGTTGATTCTAATTTTGCCATTGAACTAGACAGGAAATTCGCTTTGGCTGGACTTGTTAGTGGGTTTGTTATTGGACTCTCTCTTGGGGAGATGGTGATCCCAAGGACGCGGTTGGCATGGTTGATTTACTTCTCTAGAACAAGATTGGCGGAGCTGATGATCAGAAACTAATTAAGTGTGTATGGATCCACAATAGCTGTTGTTCCTATATTATTTCTTCGGCTATATAAGTACTACTGTACAACTAATAAACATATTGGTGTGTTTTTCTTTTGTATAAATTAAGTTATGTCCTTCTTTTTATACCCAACTTTTTGAATGTAACATATATCATTGTACAAGAACCACATTTTCTTTTTCCAAAGTTTTTATGTCCCTTCTAATAAGTCATTAATTATGccatcttcttttctttctttaataaTACATCTCTACCAAAAAAATATCAGCATTCGTTAGGGGACTAAAGAGATATGGCTCTCCTCTCTCGTCATATAATGATCCATCTTTCATTCTCTCGTACAATCTGAATTAAAAATGTACTACTCACATGCAATTATTGTTGTAAAGACATGATTGGCTAACTTTgtttttaaacaaaatattttaaattgcaAAAAATAGCAGCATATTATCCCATAATTCAGCTGTTTTTTAAGTGAATTTCTTTTAGGGTGAATacaatttttacct is a window of Humulus lupulus chromosome 4, drHumLupu1.1, whole genome shotgun sequence DNA encoding:
- the LOC133829850 gene encoding receptor-like protein 6; the encoded protein is MQPSCHDEERNALIQFNKSFKLDCRSRDDPYFPVVVHPKTLSWGSNNGTNCCSWDGVDCDVETGHVIGLYLNCSCLYGSFHSNNTIFQLVHLQELDLSFNNFTFSPIPTAMGFFLELKSLRLSSSFFQGQIPSQLSLLSKLSHLDLSSNTGGNDPAVVVNLLKLKNPNLGSLVQNLTALDTLFLTYVDIGYELGNSLANLTSLKTLGLGGCGLYGPIPSSLGELTQLSALNLKENDFTGYIPSFVQNLTHLSFINLNKNQISGPIPYWFGNLTAIQYIYFYSNKLIGSIPPSLFKLNNLEDLDLAHNSLSGTLPLDSFLKLRNLAALGLSYNMISLHIEERERDPNTTHSNFYYISLASCNLSKFPEFIGNQTNLELLDLSSNNIYGQIPQNLMNSSLQRLEEIDISNNLITGFHNHQTILPWSSLRVLKIQSNLLEGQLPILPSSVIHYDASDNILSGEIPKSICNLSSILIVDLSNNNLSGEFPRCSSGMISGSVIALNLRNNSFHGTIPLECQQQKSDLRMVDFSHNNFQGKLQRPFATCVNLEFLDISYNQISDVFPTWLGRFPMLKVVLMRENKFHGVIGKPEYTKGEFPMLQIIDVSHNYFTGALPSQYMLLWDAMKAFKASNLKYMNAWENVTFNTHQIVGEATLYNYSTTFVMKSVATSYGKIPGNLAVIDLSSNNFSGQIPESIGSLKALYSLNLSNNALTGHIPPSLGALTELESLDLSQNQLSGKIPQQLAELIFLQKFDVSYNNLTGPIPHENQFHTFENTSFEGNQGLCGDPLSKKCENWLLPPSSALNKDVDSNFAIELDRKFALAGLVSGFVIGLSLGEMVIPRTRLAWLIYFSRTRLAELMIRN